A section of the Drosophila subobscura isolate 14011-0131.10 chromosome A, UCBerk_Dsub_1.0, whole genome shotgun sequence genome encodes:
- the LOC117903717 gene encoding brefeldin A-inhibited guanine nucleotide-exchange protein 3 isoform X1, with product MEDLFLLIIKESTGTKHNALRQTAQIAYDKLYRQHGIHRDPSHELRSVCFTALQMALDTKRPKFITMGLNGLHRVIKDERFYIGLEPEDDSVWLPSQLLRATNGILPSTSSEDTVVNVLRLFLAMACSPACTLNGRLLIEILSRCGECWEMGSRATKAASLAAASQCLRTFCAFLIEEAEEVKKTAPAGLMTQTQASAVYNEVIPVMQWLCSRLVEPNVNTSPNKKCENHSSLYLTECILTLSSALPRNVHANPHFTSFLWQKFCPTLAAALGSPGRINLDKKFTYKDALHMIENEARGFFTGPGLDGPQARCVYLTAIQLLRIAGAHGSLRPMLEALFHRMLLLPAPQNRTEPLRCVREIFKSPERLIDLAVILYVDKNTAQGCSDEMALFRLLVDAMEECAYGASGAGGGACTEASLQASVECMVALLDSLQVLCSGELTESMISDQIVQVVNSRHDLLKDADYSGPLTYQSMARLPAPYRDAIVEFRQNVFETSSGSESDGEPPNEQDGASNGSGDTEGPEDDEHSSSSDETSRVENRWPYSHLEAPVMPIRTDSDNDRQHARDFARALRQDLVPKLLRLRSCVELDEAMQEFASAVCQENSMNFSDFDYNLTAINADGIYLAIYSSLLLSLQLMRAGYYDQALPVPVSVSVSVPVAAPPNRDILVPMSEQQFVTSVQNTGVLVYLSSPWLCELYQSVTMCNILEAMTRQQLEGTGPRCALVDMLCDAGGLGATQMLSEWQRLQTATQVKHSDDEQHDKRREAAKKLCRRLLTCCWDSMVIVLSSGLGDLQTASASNKLVALSKRTLRVKAKANKSNGEALYAMCLDGLHSAATLSNSLNLQHLAGKILNLLASNVCQTTGPRISASQAMSMDVVLTGGLNLGSYSADCWPSIFAVCRHVSQLEHEIFSMQNPSISASPGSSRRDLETGEKLSNGNAQDKLNLSSIPIDDDETCVDVYSFLQAPMQSPNTNITCILKVYSGTNETVLLSQCDTSKVLCALSHQAENLFSDAAERLSLPSLCQFLKHLCRASRDQLYKSQVARKGTRIWWPSKGWKKLDSLPMSLLLHRIGDVTLKVFRSSRPLLHVLKVWAITGPHLMDAACHRDRMISKRAIEYIHDIITALLVEQSELPYFHFNEALLKPFENLLSMDTDVDVQDQIVACLYEVVEAHRTEIRSGWRPLFGTLRNARSRMLNMSNIIDIFRVFLDSDNTLVFANAGLDCILCLLSYLEISGGGSNNNNTCSGTSNGAGGGAGAAGGGGGGGEEENAFRPTDFLHETLRFLERCSSILGFMYSMPKCPNFHSTYKIKGISYTHIIDANIPSSMENFTYFGNDYLQTRNEQYMISYRSLHIDKDTIVKIDEMDKPSGVLKVWFLLLDGLTNSLIVCPYSHQAPILQTIFKLFKNLLATPGIDFGFYCINHLLVPMIQDWLRYINKTGATWQLIEKNFKHCCCMTTDLVVEFIEKSVPEQRRLGAGTKTRLAQIVHPADNLIYSKLKFVTERIEQQELPNLNLNPTTQTATDSRYDSSSSSASEEQQKGGSGGVSGVAPPPAGGSSSSLIESPTKISSSATLALKQLLLVLIECAAQSQEAIARISVSCLKHVILSTGMLFNESQWMIACSAIHRACTVTIAPLRQLSFAFHEKSNSFYGDCANVKVAARRDSSLEELARIYSLAQQVFLSDNQREPGQGQGQGPSGGPSGGAGSGQCKLSDDRSYSFLLYPLNNGFNSNLDNFVIRIPFKNLVVGLLANQMLLQLVAKLLLSRLKCVPQAVSTCIFDNYAGAAATPSHDYDLDFRSKEILLRCVKQYLMSALEFDSRPGLKFLMQKVSNIEYAANLYKQMTSSWMIYYIALVDSHLNDIVVYNLGPEDLNFILESCSRLNTTTVKKKENFVRYLFCLQDAWNLVCELYLSNSALHDLESGSSSSSSSKRAVPEAQSAAAAAAKKPPMAAPPHHPHPHAHTHPGHVHPHQMVGKPMCISLNGNGNGSGADAEMTEAAGSGGSPSKCVQLQEEENVTMTTLISEFQPKCRNNPFDTNRQAKSEAESISPEIEQQRASSILKDSNYKRAALAQLVVASMELLRSLPGEAEENLKLLMTPTIREAFRLVQLQGNELKVNQF from the exons ATGGAGGACCTTTTTCTGCTAATTATCAAGGAGTCGACGGGCACCAAGCATAACGCGTTGCGGCAGACGGCGCAAATTGCTTACG ATAAACTGTACCGCCAGCATGGCATCCACCGGGATCCGTCGCACGAGCTGCGCTCGGTCTGCTTCACGGCCCTACAGATGGCGCTGGACACCAAGCGGCCAAAGTTCATCACGATGGGCCTCAACGGGCTGCAT cgCGTTATCAAGGACGAACGTTTCTACATTGGCCTAGAGCCCGAGGATGATTCCGTGTGGCTGCCATCGCAGCTGCTGCGTGCCACAAACGGCATCCTGCCATCGACCAGCAGCGAGGACACCGTGGTCAATGTGCTGCGGCTCTTCCTGGCCATGGCCTGCTCGCCGGCCTGCACCCTCAATGGGCGCCTGCTCATCGAGATACTCTCGCGCTGCGGCGAGTGCTGGGAGATGGGCTCGCGGGCCACCAAGGCCGCCTCCTTGGCGGCTGCCTCCCAGTGCCTGCGCACCTTCTGCGCCTTCCTCATCGAGGAGGCCGAGGAGGTGAAGAAGACGGCGCCGGCGGGCCTGatgacacagacacaggcctCGGCCGTCTACAACGAGGTGATACCCGTGATGCAGTGGCTCTGCAGCCGCCTGGTCGAGCCCAACGTCAACACGTCGCCCAACAAGAAGTGCGAGAACCACAGCTCCCTCTACCTGACCGAGTGCATACTAACCCTCAGCTCGGCCCTGCCCCGCAACGTGCATGCCAATCCGCACTTCACATCCTTCCTGTGGCAGAAGTTCTGCCCCACACTGGCCGCCGCCCTGGGCTCCCCGGGACGCATCAATCTGGACAAGAAGTTCACCTACAA AGATGCTCTCCACATGATTGAGAATGAGGCACGCGGCTTCTTTACGGGCCCTGGCCTGGACGGACCGCAGGCACGATGCGTCTACCTGACGGCCATACAGCTGCTGCGCATTGCCGGCGCCCACGGCTCGCTGCGTCCGATGCTGGAGGCGCTGTTCCAtcgcatgctgctgctgccggcgcccCAGAACCGCACAGAGCCGCTGCGCTGTGTCCGGGAGATATTCAAGAGCCCCGAGCGGCTCATCGATCTGGCCGTCATCCTGTACGTGGACAAGAACACGGCCCAAGGCTGCAGCGATGAAATGGCGCTCTTCAGACT CTTGGTGGACGCCATGGAGGAGTGCGCGTATGGGGCGAGCGGTGCTGGGGGCGGTGCCTGCACTGAGGCGAGTCTTCAGGCCAGCGTCGAGTGCATGGTGGCCCTGCTGGACAGCCTGCAGGTGCTGTGCAGTGGCGAGCTGACCGAGTCGATGATCAGCGACCAGATTGTCCAGGTGGTGAACTCGCGCCACGATCTGCTGAAGGATGCCGACTACTCGGGCCCGTTGACCTACCAGAGCATGGCCCGGCTGCCGGCCCCCTATCGGGACGCCATTGTGGAGTTCCGGCAGAACGTGTTCGAGACATCGTCGGGGTCGGAGAGCGACGGCGAGCCGCCGAACGAGCAGGACGGCGCCTCCAATGGCTCGGGCGATACGGAGGGGCCCGAGGACGATGAGCACAGCAGCTCCAGTGACGAGACATCGCGCGTGGAGAACCGCTGGCCCTACTCCCACCTCGAGGCGCCCGTCATGCCCATCCGCACGGACAGCGACAACGATCGACAGCATGCCCGGGACTTTGCCCGTGCCCTGAGGCAGGATCTGGTGCCgaagctgctgcggctgcgcagCTGCGTCGAGCTGGACGAGGCCATGCAGGAGTTCGCCTCGGCGGTGTGCCAGGAGAACAGCATGAACTTCTCGGACTTTGACTACAATCTGACGGCCATCAATGCGGATGGCATCTACCTGGCCATCtactcctcgctgctgctcagcCTGCAGCTGATGCGCGCCGGCTACTACGACCAGGCGCTGCCTgtgcccgtgtccgtgtccgtgtccgtgccgGTGGCCGCGCCACCCAACCGCGACATCCTGGTGCCCATGTCCGAGCAGCAGTTCGTCACCTCCGTGCAGAACACGGGCGTGCTGGTCTACCTCTCATCGCCGTGGCTCTGCGAGCTCTATCAGTCGGTGACCATGTGCAACATCCTGGAGGCCATGACgcgacagcagctggagggcACTGGGCCACGCTGCGCCCTCGTCGACATGCTGTGCGATGCGGGCGGCCTGGGGGCCACACAGATGCTGTCCGAGTGGCAGCGCCTGCAGACGGCCACCCAGGTGAAGCACAGCGACGACGAGCAGCACGACAAGCGGCGGGAGGCGGCCAAGAAGCTGTGCCGCCGGCTGCTcacctgctgctgggactCAATGGTGATTGTGCTCAGCTCGGGGCTGGGCGATCTGCAGACAGCGTCTGCCTCCAACAAGCTGGTGGCCCTCTCCAAGCGCACGCTGAGGGTCAAAGCCAAGGCGAACAAGTCGAACGGCGAGGCGCTCTACGCCATGTGCCTGGATGGACTGCATTCG GCGGCGACGCTCAGCAACAGCCTCAATCTGCAGCATTTGGCTGGCAAGATTCTCAATCTGTTGGCCTCGAATGTGTGCCAGACGACGGGGCCACGGATCAGCGCCAGCCAGGCCATGTCCATGGATGTGGTGCTCACGGGTGGCCTCAATCTGGGCAGCTACAGCGCCGACTGCTGGCCGAGCATCTTCGCCGTGTGCCGGCACGTGAGCCAGCTGGAGCATGAGATATTCAGCATGCAGAATCCATCCATATCGGCATCGCCGGGCAGCAGTCGCAGGGACCTGGAGACGGGCGAGAAGCtgagcaatggcaatgcccaGGACAAGCTGAATCTCTCCTCGATACccatcgatgatgatgagacgTG CGTGGATGTCTATAGCTTCCTGCAGGCGCCCATGCAGAGCCCCAACACGAACATCACCTGCATCCTGAAGGTCTATTCGGGCACCAATGAGACGGTGCTGCTGAGCCAGTGTGACACCTCCAAGGTGCTGTGCGCGCTGTCCCACCAGGCGGAGAATCTGTTCAGCGATGCGGCGGAGCGGCTGAGTCTGCCGTCGCTGTGCCAGTTCCTGAAGCATCTGTGCCGCGCCTCGCGCGACCAGCTGTACAAGAGCCAGGTGGCGCGCAAGGGCACACGGATCTGGTGGCCCAGCAAGGGCTGGAAGAAGCTCGACTCGCTGCccatgtcgctgctgctgcaccgcaTCGGGGACGTCACGCTCAAGGTGTTCCGCAGCTcgcggccgctgctgcacgTGCTCAAGGTGTGGGCCATCACGGGGCCGCATCTGATGGACGCCGCCTGCCACAGGGATCGCATGATCTCGAAGCGGGCCATCGAGTACATACACGACATCATCACGGCCCTGCTGGTGGAGCAGTCGGAGCTGCCGTACTTCCACTTCAACGAGGCCCTGCTGAAGCCCTTCGAGAATCTGCTCAGCATGGACACGGACGTGGATGTGCAGGACCAGATTGTGGCCTGCCTCTACGAGGTGGTTGAGGCGCATCGCACCGAGATACGCTCCGGCTGGCGGCCCCTCTTCGGCACCCTGCGCAACGCCCGCAGTCGGATGCTCAACATGAGCAACATCATCGACATCTTTCGCGTGTTCCTCGACTCGGACAACACGCTGGTGTTTGCCAATGCCGGACTCGACTGCATCCTCTGTCTGCTCTCGTATCTGGAGATctctggcggtggcagcaacaacaataacacttgcagcggcaccagcaacggagcgggaggaggagcaggagcagctggtggcggcggcggcggcggcgaggAGGAGAACGCGTTTAGGCCGACAGACTTTCTGCACGAAACGCTGCGCTTCCTGGAGCGCTGCTCGAGCATTCTGGGCTTCATGTACAGCATGCCCAAGTGCCCGAACTTCCACTCCACCTACAAGATCAAGGGCATCTCGTACACGCACATCATCGACGCGAACATACCCAGCTCGATGGAGAACTTTACGTACTTCGGCAACGACTATCTGCAGACGCGCAACGAGCAGTACATGATCTCGTACCGCTCGCTGCACATCGACAAGGACACCATTGTGAAGATCGACGAGATGGACAAGCCCTCGGGGGTGCTCAAGGTgtggttcctgctgctggacggCCTCACCAACTCCCTCATCGTCTGTCCGTACTCGCACCAGGCGCCCATACTGCAGACGATCTTCAAGCTCTTCAAGAACCTGCTGGCCACGCCGGGCATCGACTTTGGCTTCTATTGCATCAACCACTTGCTGGTGCCCATGATCCAGGACTGGCTGCGGTACATCAACAAGACGGGCGCCACCTGGCAGCTCATCGAGAAGAACTTCaagcactgctgctgcatgaccACCGATCTGGTGGTGGAGTTCATCGAGAAATCGGTGCCCGAGCAGCGTCGCCTGGGCGCTGGCACCAAGACCCGCCTCGCCCAGATTGTCCATCCCGCCGATAATCTCATCTACTCGAAGCTCAAGTTCGTCACGGAGCGaatcgagcagcaggagctcccgaatctgaatctgaatcccACGACACAAACGGCGACAGACAGCAGATAcgacagcagctccagctccgccagcgaggagcagcaaaagggcggcagcggcggcgtctCGGGTGTGGCCCCTCCCCCGgctgggggcagcagcagcagcctcatcgAGTCACCCACCAAGATCTCCAGCTCGGCCACGCTGGCcctcaagcagctgctgctggtcctcaTCGAATGCGCTGCGCAGTCGCAGGAGGCGATTGCCCGCATCTCGGTGTCCTGCCTGAAGCACGTCATCCTGTCGACGGGCATGCTGTTCAACGAGTCGCAGTGGATGATCGCCTGCTCGGCCATTCATCGGGCCTGCACCGTGACCATTGCCCCGCTGCGGCAGCTCTCGTTCGCCTTCCACGAGAAGTCGAACAGCTTCTACGGCGACTGTGCCAACGTGAAGGTGGCCGCGCGACGCGACAGCAGCCTCGAGGAGCTGGCGCGCATCTACTCGCTGGCCCAGCAGGTTTTCCTCTCGGACAATCAGCGGGAGcctggccagggccagggccagggaccCAGTGGCGGCCCCAGTGGCGGTGCGGGCAGCGGCCAGTGCAAGCTGTCGGACGATCGGAGCTACTCCTTCCTGCTGTATCCGCTCAACAATGGCTTCAACTCGAATCTGGACAACTTTGTCATACGGATTCCGTTCAAGAACCTGGTGGTGGGGCTGCTGGCCAaccagatgctgctgcagctggtggccaagctgctgctgtcgcgcCTCAAGTGCGTGCCGCAGGCGGTGTCCACGTGCATCTTTGACAACTATGCGGGCGCGGCGGCGACGCCCAGTCACGACTATGACCTGGACTTTCGCTCCAAGGAGATTCTGCTGCGCTGCGTCAAGCAGTACCTCATGTCCGCCCTGGAGTTCGACTCGCGGCCGGGCCTCAAGTTCCTCATGCAGAAGGTGTCCAACATCGAGTACGCGGCCAATCTGTACAAGCAAATGACCTCCTCCTGGATGATCTACTACATAGCCCTCGTCGACTCGCACCTCAACGACATTGTGGTGTACAACCTGGGCCCGGAGGATCTCAACTTCATCCTCGAGTCGTGCTCGCGCCTGAACACCACCACCgtgaagaagaaggagaactTCGTGCGGTATCTGTTCTGCCTGCAGGACGCCTGGAATCTCGTCTGTGAGCTCTACCTCAGCAACTCGGCCCTGCACGATCTCGAGTcgggctccagcagcagcagcagcagcaagcgggcAGTGCCAGAGGCACAGTCTgccgcggcagcggcagccaagaAGCCGCCAATGGCTGCACCGCCGCACCATCCGCACCCACATGCCCACACCCATCCTGGCCACGTGCACCCGCATCAAATGGTGGGCAAACCCATGTGCATCTCGCTGAacgggaatggcaatgggtcGGGCGCTGATGCGGAGATGACCGAAGCCGCCGGATCGGGTGGATCGCCCAGCAAGTgcgtgcagctgcaggaggaggagaacgtGACGATGACGACGCTGATCAGCGAGTTCCAGCCCAAGTGCCGCAACAATCCGTTCGACACGAATCGGCAGGCCAAGTCCGAGGCGGAGTCCATTTCGCCGGAgatcgagcagcagcgggcCAGCAGCATTCTGAAGGACTCCAACTACAAGCGGGCGGCTCTCGCCCAGTTGGTGGTGGCCTccatggagctgctgcgctCGCTGCCCGGCGAGGCCGAGGAGAATCTCAAGCTGCTGATGACGCCCACCATACGGGAGGCCTTCCGGCTCGTCCAGCTGCAGGGCAACGAGCTGAAGGTCAACCAGTTTTAG